TATGCAGATTGTGATAAAGCAAATATAATTCCTTTCTCCTGCCAGTAGCCATTGAATTCAAATTAGTTGCAGCAACTCATACCGAGCAAAAAAGActaactatatttaaaatagtgaAATGCAGAAcatacaatttgaaaaaagataaagtaattgtaacaaataataaagcTGCCTAGCTCAAATGTTGGGTTTTCTAACGGTGATTGTCGAGATGTTTGGAGTCCCACattggaaaaaccaaggaGACTTACACTCTTTATAAGAGAGATGAAACCTCATACTATCAAACAGTGATAAAGatgaaatggttaaaaatgaagaaacgGGGAAGttatgaaaagttaaaattaaaaattaatttgaccCTTGAGCTTTTAATGACGACAAATTTTTGCATGTTGGTAGTCCAGTACTACTCCAATGTGAATATTGAACATTGAACAACACTGAACCTTGAACCATTTTAAACAACAGGAtaacattatcatttttttaaaactgacAGACAGGAACAATGGTTTTTTACCAAGAACATTGCAGAAAtcctaatttaataaataacgCAGGAGCCTACTGTGAAGTCCCCAGAGCCtggttttatgattttatcaGTAATAGGCCAGTCTAAACTATTAACACATCTTTACTCTTCGGAGTTGAAATGGTAATCGAACATCGCCCCTTCACCAACTATTAAGCTGGCTTTCCCCCCTAACAAGAAGTAGAAAGCTTGTATATACTCAGAAAACTTGTTTATCAGCCATCATATATTGTTGTTATGCTCTTACCTTTTGCCATAACTTGATTCCTAAAGCTATTCCAAACTCTTTACTGGTTCTGTAAGCTCAAAGTTACAAAAAAGGGGGGTAATTTCTGGGAAACAACTAAGGGGCCATCTGGGACAAATATTATCTAGGACTAGAATAACCACCAATTTCTatagtaaatactatttaaaagtttCTAATTAGACACAGCAAATACTATTTCAAAACTCCcaatttattacaatttttactatttgctaccgtttttactattttacatttatcatttttttattctttattccAACGTTCACAATTTtcttatcaaactaaaatagtctACACAccaaacacatactattatatattaaactaaaacaatctACAtcccaaacacaaactataacCTAGGACTATAATAGCTCACTTCTTGTCCCAAACACCTGCTAAAAGTTTTCTTAAGGCAACTAACTTAGAGCACTACATTGTATTAAAACCACCTACCAGACCCTTTGACTTCCATTGCAACTGACTAAGAGCCATGCGTCATGTCACAGCTCTAGGACATTTGTCAATGAATACATGACAATCAGATTCAGGATAAGGTAAATTCACACGAGGCCTGCTAGATAGTACTGCATAATTTACAATGTTCCAAACAAAAGCCGACCTTTGAGGTCTGAGGACAGGAGTAGAAGAATGTGTAGTCAATAGGGTTGAAATCTTCGGCTTTTCaggttaaatattaataacGAAAGTTAAGGGTTTACTAAGTCTTACCATGTTACTCCCCCTCACTAGGAGGATGTACATTGTCATGCAGCGTGAAAATGTAGCCATAGTTTCAACTAGAAGTCGTAATTTAAGAAGGAGTAAGGTTTGAGAAAGAATGTACAAAGGTTCTGCCAACAACTCCAAAATACATGCACATCCTgccataaaagaaataaaaattaaacaaaggTGAACGGTATCGTTGGAGGATTAAGTTAGTATTTGAGATTttacttaaaacaaaaatctccAATACATAATTAGCGATAAGAATATAGAATCAGTGCTGCAACCTCTCACTTTTAGATGCGTGTTGATACACATATTTCCTAGATTCTATTATTCTGattctaaattaaatgaagCAGGTTCATTTCTAAAGTCAAAACCAATCTTGCATCAATTGCTTCATGAGAAAAGATTCCATTGAAGGGAAAAAACACAAGATAGAGCATAAGACTATTGGCACGAATATAATACCAATtaatatctataaaataattataatgtaatttataaaattagcTATTTTCctaacattttattaacatGACACCAGACGAAGAGTCTCACGACACCATCTTAACATTTCTTattatagaataaaattaGCTATAATCAACATGAGGAAGACACTCCTAATTGTGATGTTTACAAGAATTCAGGAGGTATTGGGCACTCCCAAAGCCTACCACTTTGCATTTGGTTTTACCTCTAATTTGCATAATTTATCAACTTATTGTAGATCCTGATAATATATTAGAtgtttaaacttcaaataatttatcaacAATGCAGTAACATCATATGTCTCGTGATCATGTTGGTCTCACAGtaataattctatttttctacTGTTACTCAGAAATACTCCCTTCTACCCAAGAATCCTAATATATTAGGTCCTCATATTATCTTATTCTTCTACTGGCTTCATGAATAGTCTGATGTATCTAAAAATACTGAGACCcacatgaaaacaaaagaagagaacTGAGGTGCACTAATCCAGTACTTAGAGCTTGGATGTACAAAAGAAACACGGTTaccattaattaaaatggCTTGTGCATATGGATTAGACAAGGGAATGTTTCGCCACCAAAGAACCAGATTACACGCAGCGAGAGTAATAAACAATCCAAGTGGGAAACTTAACCAAGCTACTTTAAGTAGCCTCCTAGAATTTTCCTCAACAGATGTGCTGTCACTGCATAATACAAGATTAATTCAAGAGTATTAAGTTTTGTAGCTGCAAAATTAATTCAAGACTATAAATCTATAGCTGGAGTACAATAACAAATAAGTTACAAATCCACATCACAAAAGATAAATGAATCATGAATGTAGTAGTCAACTCTCCTATTCTCATACTATTTTGAAGCATGTTGAGgagaacaaaaacaatttcaaatacaaagctctagtaataagaataaataccaaaaaataCATGGATATTTCATCAAGAAATTCTATttaatcaaatagaaaaaccGTAAACTGCAAGGTGCTAAATACAGTGGTTTGGGGAGTGCATAATACAGCACCAATAATTATGAGAAAAAGCACCTTAGCTCTGCTCGCATGCATGCTCGTCGGAATCCCTCTCGGCTAAGAAACAGAACACATGTAACAAAGAGATGAAATTGTACTGCATAAACCTgcattttaagaaaacatttatcaaataaGCCACAAAAATCTAGACAATAGTTCGAAATTACAGACACTTCATTGGGGGGTGGGGTGAGGAATCTTCCAGTAAGAAACTTTAAGGCGTTACACAATAATTGATAAAtccactttttccttttgttttagttGTGTCTTGACTTCACAATTATCTTCCTCAGGTTCTGACTTACATGGTCATCAGAAACATCAagatttaattcttcaatGTTAAGTTGCATTGcatgaaaaatatcaacagGATGTGAACAGAATATAAAAGACAACTCATCACTGAAGCTACTATTAGAGTTTCAAAGCAAACATACAAATAAAGCTTCTAGTCCAAATTTCTGAAATAAAGTAATTTCAAATGaacaagaaagagaaggagagaaagcaagaactcaatgaaagaaacacatcaaaatcccaacaaatggaagaaaaactCATAAGAACTAGTACCGCATAATCCTCTTCCGTAAGATGCCTAACGATCcacaaattgaaaatgaaaggaatgCCTCTTGACAAGAATTGGGTAGCTGAAACATAATCCAacagaaaaaaccaaaacagaCGGTTAAAGCACAAACTAAAGCCCCATTGAAAATGAACGACAAGATTCAACCTTTGATCAACCCCTCGACtcccaaagaaacaaaataaaacgtaaactaaaaaaaatccttacTTTATACTGAAACAAAAACATCAATTGGAAGAAAGTAAAGATTGAGCTTTGAACTGACCCATTAAGTATCTAAAAGTCCGAGAGAGATTGGTAGCGTCATTGTCTGTGGCCAATTGAGAATCAGTAGCAGCTTCGGGCTTTGGCATTTGAAATGGAGTGAacttaatttatcaaaaatacTTACTTCTGGGTtgaaatttctaaaagaaCGAAGTCTAGAAGTAAAGGGTTGGTCGGAGTGGAACGGGCTGTGagatttagaattttgaaccAAAGTCCGATGGTGGCAATGGCCAGAGCTTCGTCGAGATACGATGACCGTGAAAAAGACGAGATGATACCAAACCAGTTAGGTTAGTCCGGTTGGTTCGTCAGCAAATGTTTTGACGAACCGAACCGCttggtttattttatattatttattatttcatcttCTAATTATTTGAGGTTCCAATCCAATTATCGGCTAATAGAGCCATGTCAGTGTATCtaaaaaaggtttaaaatgTGAACATAGTGATTGTTTGGTTGGATATATCATAACTTGAGCAGTTAACAACTTAAACTATTTGCATTTAGAGTTAAGAagttcaaaaggtttgatgaacaaaagaaagaaaataagataaaGTCTATGATAAAAGTATAGAAtgtaattttgaacaaaatatatatacacttttatCAACCTCGGGTGGGAgaatttatatgaaatattgaagaagaaaaaagtgctGTAAATGATATCTATTTGAGTTGGGCAACACCCAAGTTTGTTGGCTTACCATCTACAGAAAGAGATAGATAGAGTAAAACCAATTTCAAAGTCGAACATTGCAAAGGAAGTATCAACTCCTTTGTGAAGACGAACTAAGCTAATGCTTAATGACGTTTGTGGAATTCTTGTTAACTTCATGGACATGCGTGCAAATTTAGAAAGGATGTAAATAACTTTCtaattaaatcaaaagatagaaaaattaatgtgCTTTGccacaattttttaaaaaatagaacttcCATCCAAAATGATAATTGCATCCATTGGAAATATTCTATGCATAATTGCTTCCATTTGAAATAAGAAGTATGAATGATTACAATAACTTATAACTTTTAACAAcgataaaaccaagtatttattatttaacattcATATTCCTATTTTAATCTCAAACTAAACAATTTACATTCTTATCCGATGCGacctttttaataatattttaaaaataactcataaatcaaaacaaagaaataaaattgattcctattttgtttatttttggtCACTTCTTCACATATGGAATACCAAGTGAAGCTTCCAAAACCAAACGAAGTTCTTAAAAGCTTTTGTTTTCGTTCAACGAACAATTATAAgccaattttccttttcagctcttgattgattttttttcaaccgAACACGATAAAAATGGGCAACAATATAGAaggcttaattttaaaacatattaagaacctaaatttaatacatttttggACTTGCTGAAGCACACAAGTTTTCTTAATCgcataaacaaacaaataacaGATACTTCCATCCAAACCTGTGGGAACAAAAATGGTAAccagatataaaaaaaaatacaataattgcAATGAACACAAAAGTTGATACTTGGTTTAGTTTAGAAACATCCTGACAAATCTCAATGTAAATTATGAAGTTCAAAACTTTTTAGATTGAAGCAACTTCCACTACATTCCTCAACCAACAGAATGCTCATaataaaaataccaaaacagaagaaaacaatACCAAAATCAACGGTATCGACGCAGCGAGAGAGTGTTGTTCCTCTTCCAGGTTGCTCGGCGAGAAGGCCTGGCTTTGTGGTGCAAATGTCCTTTTCCTCGAAGACCCCTGTACTTCTTGCCAGCTGATGTGAGTCCTCTGAGCTCCCTGTGCTTGTGGACTGGATTGCAGATCCAGTTGATTCTCGGGTCATTGCGAACCGCATTATGGGCAACATCAACCAAAATCACTTCATAGTATTTGTAGGTAGAATCCTATAACAATTTTGGTAACAGTCAGAAAACGATCCACAAGGATTTACGATGTTATATCCtcaattttatagaaaattacCTCGTTGATCCAGTAAGAATTTACAACTCTCAAACCACCCAGCTTTCGCCCTGCCCGTTCTTCTGCAACCGATCGCTTGCTGCGCTGGAATTTCAATTGGGTAACACCCTGGTTTGTGGGCTTCCCATACACAATACCCTTAGGAACAGGCCTCTTCCTACCACCACGTCTCACTCGGACCCTGTAAACCACATAACCCTGCAACAAAAAAGTTCACTCACCAATCACTATTGCAGGTGAAGCAAATGATATCAACACCATactgagaaaaaaatgaacactCAACAAGAAATTATAAGAGAGGACTGTGCATATCAGCTCTTTTGTCAAAAGGTTGGTTACATCATAATTATCTTTTCTCCTAGGAAAATAATCCTAATAGGGTAAAACCTCAATGTGTAATACTCAAACCAAATACTAATAACAGAAAATATTCCTTGTGCTATCAAAATGGTAGCAGACGCAGACAACAAAAATTCCTAATTAAAGAGTGTACATTAgga
This is a stretch of genomic DNA from Cucumis sativus cultivar 9930 chromosome 4, Cucumber_9930_V3, whole genome shotgun sequence. It encodes these proteins:
- the LOC101208088 gene encoding 60S ribosomal protein L15-1, giving the protein MGAYKYVSELWRKKQSDVMRFLQRVRCWEYRQHPSIVRVNHPTRPDKARRLGYKAKQGYVVYRVRVRRGGRKRPVPKGIVYGKPTNQGVTQLKFQRSKRSVAEERAGRKLGGLRVVNSYWINEDSTYKYYEVILVDVAHNAVRNDPRINWICNPVHKHRELRGLTSAGKKYRGLRGKGHLHHKARPSRRATWKRNNTLSLRRYR